One region of Polynucleobacter sp. MWH-Aus1W21 genomic DNA includes:
- a CDS encoding high-potential iron-sulfur protein — protein sequence MKNSRRQFMILSAAGACTLALNGKVQAQAMVAETDPQAAALGYKANATTVDKAKYAKYAAGQECDNCALFQGKAGDATGGCSLFGTKKVAGKGWCSAYAKKA from the coding sequence ATGAAAAATAGTCGTCGCCAATTTATGATTTTGTCTGCTGCTGGTGCCTGCACCCTTGCATTGAACGGTAAAGTTCAAGCTCAAGCTATGGTTGCAGAAACTGATCCACAAGCTGCTGCATTGGGTTACAAGGCTAACGCAACAACCGTTGATAAAGCAAAGTATGCAAAATACGCTGCCGGCCAAGAGTGCGATAACTGTGCATTGTTCCAAGGCAAAGCAGGCGATGCAACTGGTGGCTGTTCATTATTTGGAACAAAGAAGGTTGCAGGTAAAGGTTGGTGCTCTGCTTACGCCAAGAAAGCTTAA
- a CDS encoding rhodanese-like domain-containing protein yields the protein MKKFLSLGLMLFSGLAAAQTSAPANPELLQIIDKSTNFVVKTVKGPVEITRVMTPCAKNKGWLQPLIPIKGVVPVDEIDVLNALNDKDSLVVDMRVVDDRVKGTIPGSIGIPYTEVAMRMDELGCKKPATGSTKWDCSKAKKVYAFCNGPVCPQSPMAMAAMTRDGFPATKIYYYRGGMLDWDALGLTTIKGEF from the coding sequence ATGAAAAAGTTTCTTTCTCTTGGCCTGATGTTGTTTTCAGGTCTCGCCGCAGCGCAAACCAGTGCGCCAGCCAATCCAGAGTTGCTACAAATTATTGATAAGTCCACCAACTTCGTGGTTAAAACAGTCAAAGGTCCAGTTGAGATCACACGCGTAATGACACCTTGTGCGAAAAATAAAGGTTGGCTACAGCCTTTAATTCCAATTAAGGGTGTTGTGCCGGTTGATGAAATTGATGTTCTTAACGCATTAAATGACAAGGATTCGCTAGTAGTTGATATGCGAGTGGTCGATGATCGCGTTAAAGGCACTATCCCAGGCTCTATCGGTATTCCTTACACTGAAGTGGCTATGCGCATGGATGAATTAGGTTGCAAAAAGCCAGCGACTGGCTCCACTAAATGGGACTGCTCTAAGGCGAAGAAGGTTTATGCCTTCTGTAACGGTCCTGTTTGCCCACAAAGCCCTATGGCGATGGCTGCTATGACGCGTGATGGTTTTCCTGCTACTAAGATTTATTACTACCGTGGCGGCATGCTTGATTGGGATGCATTGGGTCTAACCACCATTAAGGGTGAGTTTTAA
- a CDS encoding YeeE/YedE thiosulfate transporter family protein, with protein sequence MVNKLEQVEPAPYMNPLLAGILLGMVLLATFVITGHGLGATGFTTRLTAWVGMYVAPVATNANDYLGGMIDEGKPLNAWITWQVIGVALGAFTSAFFAHRIQFKMDGAKFLGGSKRPWTALFGGVLAGFGARIAAGCTSGLGLSGAAVLSLAGFTFLGTFFAVGLLVSRFLKEEK encoded by the coding sequence ATGGTTAACAAGTTAGAGCAGGTTGAGCCAGCGCCGTATATGAACCCTCTGTTAGCGGGAATCCTTCTCGGAATGGTTTTGTTAGCCACTTTTGTGATTACTGGTCATGGGCTGGGAGCTACAGGCTTTACGACACGCTTAACAGCCTGGGTTGGAATGTATGTTGCACCTGTGGCAACCAATGCAAATGATTACTTGGGTGGAATGATTGATGAAGGTAAGCCACTAAACGCATGGATTACTTGGCAAGTCATTGGCGTAGCTCTTGGAGCGTTTACTTCAGCATTTTTTGCGCACAGAATTCAATTCAAGATGGATGGAGCAAAGTTTTTAGGTGGATCTAAGCGTCCTTGGACAGCTCTTTTTGGTGGTGTGCTTGCAGGTTTTGGTGCAAGGATTGCGGCTGGCTGTACTAGTGGCCTCGGTTTATCCGGTGCGGCTGTTCTGAGTTTGGCCGGTTTTACCTTCCTCGGAACATTTTTTGCCGTAGGTTTGTTGGTAAGCCGTTTCTTAAAAGAGGAGAAATAA
- a CDS encoding YeeE/YedE thiosulfate transporter family protein, whose product MSEILSGLLLGGAFGYVLERAGFGNPNKLTGQFRLTDWSVFKVMFTAIVFAAVGLLVLEWVGFVDAGNLFVPPAFLGAAALGGAFVGAGFAIGGYCPGTSVVGLMSGRIDAAIFLLGLLLGTVLFAGIYPSIEFLTTLGEYAKADSLPDAFHISGLSIDVGLIIAAVGVFILGSWMEKKSKGPVSSQV is encoded by the coding sequence ATGAGTGAAATTCTCTCTGGGCTTTTATTGGGTGGCGCTTTTGGCTATGTCTTGGAACGCGCCGGATTCGGTAATCCTAATAAGCTGACTGGCCAATTTCGCTTAACAGATTGGTCTGTGTTTAAGGTGATGTTCACCGCCATTGTGTTTGCTGCCGTTGGCCTCTTAGTGTTGGAGTGGGTGGGCTTTGTAGATGCTGGTAATTTATTTGTACCACCTGCATTTTTAGGCGCTGCCGCTCTTGGTGGAGCATTTGTTGGTGCAGGCTTTGCAATTGGTGGATATTGCCCTGGAACCTCAGTCGTCGGTTTGATGTCTGGACGCATTGATGCGGCCATATTTTTGCTTGGCTTGTTGTTAGGGACCGTATTGTTTGCTGGCATCTATCCAAGCATCGAGTTCTTGACGACTTTGGGTGAATATGCAAAAGCAGATTCATTGCCTGATGCTTTCCACATATCGGGTTTATCAATCGATGTTGGCTTGATTATTGCGGCCGTCGGAGTATTTATCTTGGGTTCTTGGATGGAGAAGAAGTCCAAAGGCCCGGTTAGTTCCCAAGTTTAA
- a CDS encoding sulfurtransferase has protein sequence MKKIQWLLAFALTGLVSLVQAITLPGPVVSSDWLSNNLSDVQVIEVRTDLASYLRNPEFDTDKKTGKKFLVEVGGHITNSTLLDFKKVRVERLVDGKKIKFLIPEKADFERLVQSLGINSDKPIVLVPIGQDMSDIDEALRTYWSFKVYGEDQVAVLDGGIAGWLGEGREYVTTNAQKATGNWSAKAYRKELIASSDDVAAASKAGKPQLLDARQPAQYLGLAKRPDVLTFGHIAGSKELAPELLAKPSNGALYFWQKNTYDALMAANGLSVKGPTIAYCNTGHLAAGGWFVMSELVGNKSTKLYDGSLYLWTLEGRPLVGVPLN, from the coding sequence ATGAAAAAAATTCAATGGCTTTTAGCATTTGCCCTAACCGGCCTGGTGAGCCTAGTTCAGGCAATCACTTTGCCTGGTCCTGTAGTCAGTTCTGATTGGTTGTCCAATAATCTATCTGATGTGCAGGTAATTGAAGTCAGAACAGATTTGGCAAGCTACCTCAGAAACCCTGAATTTGATACCGACAAAAAGACTGGAAAGAAGTTCCTGGTAGAAGTTGGTGGCCATATTACTAACTCCACTCTCTTGGATTTTAAGAAGGTGCGTGTAGAGCGTCTGGTTGATGGAAAAAAGATTAAGTTTCTGATTCCTGAAAAAGCAGATTTTGAGAGGTTAGTTCAATCTTTAGGCATCAACTCTGATAAGCCGATTGTGCTCGTGCCTATTGGGCAGGATATGTCAGATATCGACGAGGCTTTAAGAACCTATTGGTCATTCAAGGTGTATGGCGAAGATCAAGTAGCTGTATTAGATGGTGGAATTGCTGGTTGGCTTGGTGAGGGACGTGAATACGTAACTACCAATGCTCAAAAGGCAACTGGTAATTGGTCTGCAAAAGCATATCGCAAAGAATTAATCGCCAGTTCAGATGATGTGGCTGCTGCGTCTAAAGCTGGTAAGCCGCAATTATTGGATGCGCGTCAGCCTGCCCAATACTTGGGCCTTGCAAAACGTCCGGATGTATTGACCTTCGGCCATATTGCGGGCTCAAAAGAGTTGGCGCCTGAATTGTTAGCAAAGCCAAGCAATGGCGCATTGTATTTCTGGCAGAAAAATACTTATGACGCATTAATGGCAGCCAATGGTTTAAGTGTGAAAGGGCCAACAATTGCCTATTGCAATACTGGCCACTTAGCGGCTGGTGGTTGGTTTGTTATGTCAGAGCTTGTGGGCAATAAATCTACTAAGTTATACGATGGCTCTTTGTATCTTTGGACGCTTGAGGGTCGCCCATTGGTCGGTGTTCCACTGAACTAA
- a CDS encoding metalloregulator ArsR/SmtB family transcription factor — translation MPVLKASINLKKMQSSADDACRLMKVLSNRDRMLLLCQISQGEMCVGELEECLDIHQPTLSQQLTVLRNEELVETRRDGKQIYYSLSNRIALEVMNVLYQNYCSK, via the coding sequence ATGCCAGTTCTTAAAGCCAGTATTAATTTAAAAAAGATGCAGTCATCAGCAGACGACGCTTGTCGTTTGATGAAGGTACTCTCAAATAGAGATCGTATGCTGTTGCTATGCCAGATAAGTCAGGGGGAGATGTGTGTTGGTGAGCTCGAGGAATGTCTTGATATTCATCAGCCTACCTTATCCCAGCAACTCACCGTTCTGAGAAATGAAGAGCTGGTCGAAACTAGAAGAGATGGTAAGCAAATCTATTATTCACTTTCTAATCGGATTGCTTTGGAAGTGATGAATGTGCTTTATCAAAATTACTGCAGTAAATAA
- a CDS encoding DUF2892 domain-containing protein translates to MKCNVGGVDRMLRMVVGLVLIGLAVTGTVGVWGWIGVVPLATGLFRFCPAYPLLGINTCGTDSSCGGGGCCK, encoded by the coding sequence ATGAAATGCAATGTCGGTGGTGTTGATCGTATGTTACGTATGGTGGTTGGCTTAGTGTTAATTGGCCTAGCCGTAACCGGAACTGTTGGTGTATGGGGTTGGATTGGTGTTGTACCTCTCGCAACAGGCCTATTTAGATTTTGCCCAGCGTACCCACTCCTAGGAATCAATACTTGCGGTACTGATTCTTCATGTGGCGGCGGCGGTTGCTGTAAATAA
- a CDS encoding prenyltransferase: protein MSTVLKLFLATRPAFLTITLLGCLIGLSIPDSRKESMAINLLAVTLALCIHAGANLINDYFDHLNGSDENNRNRISPFTGGSRFIQNHLIKPSEIYQLGFALITLSVFIGLYICSQTTWLLIPLGFIGVTAAWTYSAPPLQLMSRGALGELSIAIAWSLVVIGFAFMQTTNITYQIIPIGLAYGLMASNILLINQIPDIEADRLAQKLTLAAKSSPHELRAWYTGISIAAYTLQIIGIYFYGIPIQTLITLSVLPVFIICANQISGVMVRKDAMKKLILNNLVAIHLYSLLLLIGLLWR, encoded by the coding sequence ATGAGTACGGTCCTCAAGTTATTTCTAGCAACTCGGCCCGCATTTCTCACAATTACCCTTTTAGGCTGCCTTATTGGACTTTCGATTCCAGACTCTAGAAAAGAGTCTATGGCAATCAACCTGCTTGCTGTGACTTTAGCCCTCTGCATACATGCTGGAGCGAATTTAATAAATGATTACTTTGATCACCTCAATGGTAGCGATGAAAATAATCGCAATCGAATTTCACCGTTTACTGGCGGCAGCCGCTTTATACAAAACCATTTAATAAAGCCAAGCGAAATATATCAGCTTGGTTTTGCGCTAATCACACTTAGCGTCTTCATTGGCTTATATATTTGCTCGCAAACTACATGGCTCTTGATACCGCTGGGGTTCATTGGAGTGACCGCCGCATGGACATACTCCGCACCACCACTGCAGCTGATGTCTAGGGGGGCTCTCGGCGAGTTATCTATAGCTATTGCATGGTCGCTTGTAGTTATCGGATTCGCCTTTATGCAAACAACCAATATTACATACCAAATAATCCCGATTGGACTCGCATATGGATTAATGGCCTCCAATATCCTACTAATAAATCAGATCCCAGATATTGAGGCAGATCGGCTTGCGCAAAAGTTAACTCTTGCTGCAAAGAGTAGCCCCCATGAATTGCGTGCCTGGTATACGGGCATATCAATTGCAGCTTATACCCTTCAAATAATTGGAATTTATTTTTATGGGATTCCAATTCAAACGTTGATTACCTTGTCTGTACTTCCTGTATTTATAATTTGCGCCAATCAAATATCAGGGGTAATGGTTCGAAAAGATGCAATGAAGAAACTTATTTTGAACAATTTAGTGGCGATACATCTGTATTCCCTTTTATTACTCATAGGACTATTGTGGCGGTAA
- a CDS encoding ABC transporter ATP-binding protein: MLKLKISQALPNPLQITLECAAGQLHALVGPSGSGKTSTLRTIAGLSQAKTGKIECDGETWFEANELAGVIQNLSPAQRSCGFLFQQYALFPHLSALENVLIPLQNSVHKVAERKAIAQDWLGRMGIAELAHRFPHQLSGGQQQRVALARALARQPKILLLDEPFSAVDAPTRQGLYKTLADLRKDLNIPIVLVTHDLREADLLADRITVIDNGISLQTAAPQVLFQRPRNSRVAELVGISNLFHGIFNAGNLTWDGCDKTFAVADKGKIPPNAQVAWVIPQDGLSVHNAPTPTSTPAIAAEISVLGQIAVIQLQIQNSAHKIEWVASASEVKRLNMEVGSQMHIELDGNQIHIMPLRPINDPRRFVGH, from the coding sequence ATGCTTAAACTCAAAATAAGCCAAGCCCTCCCCAACCCTCTGCAGATCACACTGGAATGTGCAGCCGGTCAATTACATGCGCTTGTAGGGCCATCTGGTAGCGGCAAAACCAGCACTTTGAGAACGATTGCCGGACTAAGCCAAGCGAAGACTGGAAAAATAGAATGTGATGGTGAAACCTGGTTTGAGGCTAACGAACTTGCAGGAGTAATACAAAACCTGTCTCCCGCACAACGTTCTTGCGGATTTTTATTTCAGCAATACGCCCTTTTCCCCCATCTATCTGCGCTTGAGAATGTCCTCATCCCTTTGCAGAATTCTGTGCATAAGGTGGCTGAACGTAAAGCCATTGCTCAGGACTGGCTTGGTCGCATGGGGATTGCTGAACTTGCCCATCGTTTTCCACACCAACTCTCAGGCGGACAACAGCAACGCGTAGCACTCGCTCGCGCATTGGCACGACAGCCAAAGATCTTGTTGTTAGACGAACCATTTTCCGCTGTCGATGCGCCAACGCGACAAGGTCTATATAAAACTCTTGCCGATTTACGCAAGGATTTAAACATTCCGATTGTGTTGGTTACACATGATTTACGTGAAGCCGACTTACTTGCCGACCGCATTACCGTGATTGATAACGGCATCAGCTTGCAAACGGCTGCACCCCAAGTGCTATTTCAAAGACCCAGAAACTCCCGTGTAGCCGAGTTGGTTGGCATCAGCAATTTATTTCATGGAATATTTAATGCAGGCAATCTCACTTGGGATGGCTGCGATAAAACCTTTGCCGTGGCCGATAAAGGCAAAATTCCTCCAAATGCGCAAGTGGCTTGGGTGATTCCGCAAGATGGTTTAAGTGTCCATAACGCACCAACCCCGACCAGCACTCCTGCCATTGCCGCAGAGATTAGTGTCTTGGGTCAAATTGCGGTGATCCAACTACAAATTCAAAATAGCGCACATAAAATTGAATGGGTGGCATCGGCATCTGAAGTGAAAAGACTAAATATGGAAGTTGGCAGTCAAATGCATATTGAATTAGATGGCAATCAAATTCACATCATGCCGTTACGACCAATCAATGATCCTAGGCGATTTGTTGGTCACTAA
- the modB gene encoding molybdate ABC transporter permease subunit, with translation MDAILLSLKLALWTLVLILPFGVWVAHSLLGLNRSKPWVEAALALPLVLPPTVLGYYLLIGLGGKTFLGIPLVFSFAGILIASLIVNLPFAIQPIQRAFEAINPEIIEAAQVSGLSNWQIFRLIELPLAWRGITSAAVLTFAHTLGEFGVILMVGGAIPGETKTVSIAIYDKVQSFDTSGAGALASLLLGISLIAIALSYGVFGKSVFQQRHRRG, from the coding sequence ATGGATGCAATCCTTCTCTCGCTTAAGCTAGCGCTTTGGACCCTGGTCCTCATCCTTCCATTTGGAGTTTGGGTTGCCCATAGCCTCTTAGGACTCAATAGAAGCAAACCCTGGGTTGAAGCTGCCCTAGCCTTGCCGCTCGTTTTACCCCCTACGGTTTTGGGTTACTACCTTTTGATTGGCTTAGGCGGCAAGACTTTTTTAGGTATTCCGCTGGTGTTTTCCTTTGCCGGAATCCTTATTGCCTCCCTCATAGTCAACCTGCCTTTTGCAATACAGCCGATTCAGCGTGCATTTGAAGCCATTAACCCAGAAATTATTGAGGCTGCCCAAGTAAGCGGTCTATCCAATTGGCAAATTTTTCGCTTGATTGAGCTTCCACTGGCATGGAGAGGCATTACCAGTGCCGCAGTACTAACTTTTGCTCACACCCTAGGTGAATTTGGGGTCATTCTCATGGTTGGGGGTGCGATCCCCGGGGAAACCAAAACGGTATCGATTGCGATCTACGACAAAGTGCAAAGCTTTGATACCTCAGGCGCTGGTGCGCTGGCTTCATTGCTGCTCGGCATATCCCTGATTGCAATTGCCCTTTCATATGGTGTTTTTGGCAAAAGCGTCTTCCAACAGCGCCATCGGAGAGGCTGA
- a CDS encoding metalloregulator ArsR/SmtB family transcription factor: MKAKVQKATKNLSPKQMEKVFAHVAAYFNVLSEPARLRIMYAVCSGEKSVSEVVEMCGSSQANVSRHLLALHKAGILMRRKEGVTVYYSIADNATVEMCQTVCAKIAEGIH; encoded by the coding sequence TTGAAAGCTAAGGTACAAAAAGCAACAAAAAACTTATCTCCAAAACAGATGGAGAAGGTCTTTGCACATGTAGCTGCTTATTTCAATGTACTTTCTGAGCCGGCACGTTTACGCATCATGTATGCGGTCTGCAGCGGTGAAAAATCCGTCTCTGAGGTTGTAGAGATGTGTGGCTCGAGCCAGGCCAATGTTTCTAGACATTTATTGGCGCTTCATAAAGCTGGAATTTTAATGAGGCGAAAAGAGGGCGTTACGGTTTATTACTCGATTGCGGATAACGCAACCGTAGAGATGTGTCAGACAGTCTGCGCAAAGATTGCTGAAGGCATTCACTAA
- the soxC gene encoding sulfite dehydrogenase, with protein MTKKQIELCAEDISAVEKPANRARLVKAPEHFISQELIADINSNGLDETRRGFLRKGFLSAIGGAAAGLASPMAFAAGEGDPAILEKQEWQTTLGKNVATMPYGVPSIYEANLIRRESPGLTRVSAASVAFTPLQGLFGTITPNGLHFERHHQGWYNLNPETHRLMVNGMVKNARVFTMNDLMRLPSVSRTHFIECGANTGLEWGNVAVPTVQYTHGMLSCCEFTGVPLKVLLEECGADLKKGKFLLAEGGDGSGMTRTINLESCLEDTIVAWSMNGEMLRPENGFPLRLVVPGVQGVSWVKWLRRLEVGDMPWNAKDEAVHYIELMPDGMHRQYASIQECKSVITTPSGGQQLLDKGFYNVSGMAWSGRGKIRRVDVSFDGGNNWRQARLETPVLTKSITRFNIDWVWDGSPAILQSRAVDDTGYIQPSIKVLRDLRGNRSIYHNNAIQSWKLDSNGEVSNVQVG; from the coding sequence ATGACTAAGAAGCAAATTGAATTATGTGCCGAGGATATCTCGGCGGTAGAGAAGCCGGCCAACAGAGCTCGCTTGGTGAAAGCGCCGGAGCACTTTATCTCACAAGAGTTAATTGCTGATATCAATTCAAATGGTCTGGATGAAACGCGCCGTGGTTTCTTGCGTAAAGGTTTTTTATCAGCTATTGGTGGTGCGGCTGCTGGCTTGGCTTCTCCAATGGCTTTTGCTGCTGGAGAAGGTGATCCCGCCATTCTGGAAAAGCAAGAATGGCAAACTACTTTAGGTAAAAACGTTGCCACCATGCCATATGGTGTGCCATCAATCTATGAAGCTAATTTAATACGCCGTGAATCGCCAGGTTTAACGCGCGTTTCTGCAGCATCAGTTGCGTTTACTCCGTTGCAGGGATTGTTTGGAACCATCACTCCAAACGGTTTGCACTTTGAGCGTCATCACCAAGGTTGGTACAACCTCAACCCTGAAACTCATCGCTTAATGGTGAATGGCATGGTCAAGAATGCCCGTGTATTTACGATGAATGATTTGATGAGATTGCCCTCAGTTTCTCGCACGCACTTTATTGAGTGTGGTGCCAATACTGGATTGGAGTGGGGCAACGTTGCAGTACCAACTGTTCAATATACCCACGGCATGCTCTCTTGTTGCGAATTTACAGGCGTTCCACTCAAGGTATTGCTTGAAGAGTGCGGTGCTGATCTGAAAAAAGGCAAGTTCTTGCTTGCTGAGGGTGGCGACGGTTCTGGTATGACTCGCACCATCAATCTGGAAAGCTGTTTAGAGGACACCATAGTTGCTTGGAGTATGAATGGTGAAATGTTGCGTCCAGAAAATGGTTTCCCATTGCGCCTAGTAGTTCCAGGCGTCCAGGGTGTTAGCTGGGTGAAGTGGTTGCGCCGTCTAGAAGTTGGCGATATGCCTTGGAATGCCAAGGACGAGGCGGTTCACTACATTGAACTCATGCCAGATGGTATGCACCGCCAATACGCATCGATTCAAGAATGCAAATCGGTAATTACTACACCTTCTGGTGGGCAGCAGCTACTGGACAAAGGTTTCTACAATGTGAGCGGTATGGCTTGGTCTGGTCGCGGCAAGATTAGGCGTGTAGACGTCTCATTTGATGGCGGCAATAACTGGCGTCAAGCGCGTCTGGAGACTCCGGTGCTTACTAAGTCAATTACCCGTTTCAATATCGATTGGGTGTGGGATGGTTCGCCGGCAATACTGCAGTCAAGAGCAGTGGATGACACTGGCTATATTCAGCCATCTATTAAGGTGTTGCGTGATTTGCGCGGTAATCGTTCGATTTATCACAACAATGCAATTCAGTCCTGGAAATTGGATTCAAACGGCGAGGTGAGCAATGTACAAGTTGGATAA
- a CDS encoding c-type cytochrome: MYKLDKLFARVTVAGLAALSIQFAYAQNTQGSVKFPGIGRNATPAEVMAWDIDVRPDFKGLPKGSGSVEQGQVIWEAKCASCHGVFGESNEIFTPIAGGTTTDDIKTGRVASLADRKQPQRTTLMKVPTVSTLWDYIYRAMPWNAPRSLTPDDTYALVAFILSLGEIVPDDFVLSDANIADVQKKMPNRNGMTRNHGFWSVNGKPDVNGSSCMTNCVKFVQIGSTLPDFARNAHGNIAEQNRLYGPYRGSDSTKPPIDKLPGSSGEGLAHAADTHAATTKGPAALFKNENCSACHAPNAKLVGPSIADIASKYKGQSGAQEKLMAKVKNGGSGVWGAIPMPPQAQLSDEDRATLVRWVLTGQ; encoded by the coding sequence ATGTACAAGTTGGATAAATTATTTGCTCGCGTAACTGTTGCAGGCTTAGCTGCCTTATCAATTCAATTTGCTTATGCACAAAATACACAAGGATCTGTAAAGTTCCCAGGCATTGGTCGTAATGCTACGCCCGCCGAAGTGATGGCTTGGGATATTGATGTGCGTCCAGACTTCAAAGGTTTGCCAAAAGGATCCGGCTCAGTAGAGCAGGGCCAAGTCATTTGGGAGGCTAAATGCGCGAGTTGTCACGGCGTATTCGGTGAATCGAATGAAATTTTTACGCCGATAGCCGGCGGAACAACGACTGATGACATTAAGACCGGAAGGGTTGCATCTCTGGCCGATCGCAAACAACCTCAGCGAACTACTTTGATGAAGGTGCCTACGGTTTCTACTTTGTGGGATTACATCTATCGCGCTATGCCTTGGAATGCGCCTAGGTCATTAACGCCGGACGATACATATGCGCTCGTTGCATTTATTTTGAGCTTAGGAGAAATTGTTCCGGATGATTTTGTCTTGAGTGATGCCAATATTGCTGATGTGCAAAAGAAGATGCCAAATCGCAACGGCATGACTCGTAATCACGGTTTCTGGAGTGTTAACGGTAAACCAGACGTTAATGGTTCCTCTTGTATGACTAATTGCGTGAAGTTTGTGCAGATTGGCTCAACCTTGCCGGACTTTGCTAGAAATGCCCATGGCAATATCGCAGAGCAAAATCGTTTGTATGGACCGTATCGTGGCTCAGATTCGACTAAGCCGCCAATTGATAAGTTACCCGGATCTAGCGGCGAGGGCTTAGCCCACGCTGCGGACACACATGCGGCAACTACGAAGGGCCCTGCGGCATTATTTAAAAATGAGAACTGCTCTGCATGTCATGCTCCTAATGCGAAGTTGGTAGGACCGTCTATTGCAGATATTGCATCTAAATATAAGGGGCAGAGTGGGGCTCAAGAAAAGCTCATGGCTAAGGTCAAAAATGGTGGCTCAGGGGTTTGGGGAGCCATTCCAATGCCGCCACAGGCGCAGTTATCCGATGAAGATAGGGCTACGCTCGTCCGCTGGGTGCTCACTGGGCAATAG
- the soxY gene encoding thiosulfate oxidation carrier protein SoxY — MNQQRRSLLKYSAVFGLMASAGLISVAQAQEWNKAAFEGKSLDDVFKILGAGSPDKSGAVTLNAPDIAENGAVVPVGITTSLKAEQMAILVEKNPSALAAQFFIPAGTEPFVTTRIKMGQTSNVYALVKADGKWSMAVKEVKVTLGGCGG; from the coding sequence ATGAATCAGCAGCGACGCAGTTTATTGAAATATTCAGCCGTTTTTGGCTTAATGGCTTCTGCGGGTCTTATTAGCGTAGCCCAAGCTCAAGAGTGGAATAAAGCCGCTTTTGAAGGCAAGAGCCTTGATGATGTATTTAAGATCTTGGGTGCAGGCAGCCCAGATAAGTCTGGTGCAGTGACTTTGAATGCGCCTGATATTGCTGAAAATGGTGCAGTTGTGCCGGTGGGCATTACAACTTCCCTTAAAGCAGAGCAAATGGCAATCCTGGTTGAGAAAAACCCAAGCGCCTTAGCTGCTCAATTCTTCATTCCTGCCGGCACTGAGCCATTTGTTACCACACGTATCAAGATGGGCCAGACCTCCAATGTATACGCCTTGGTAAAAGCTGATGGCAAGTGGAGTATGGCTGTTAAGGAAGTGAAAGTTACTTTAGGTGGTTGCGGCGGTTAA
- the soxZ gene encoding thiosulfate oxidation carrier complex protein SoxZ, protein MADPMRVRAAENGGIVDVKILMKHDMESGQRKDASGKTIPAWFISTINVKANGKDVLNGQFGPAVSKDPFLNFKYKGAKGDKIVVSWVDSKGDKRTDEATAS, encoded by the coding sequence ATGGCTGATCCAATGCGCGTTAGAGCTGCTGAGAACGGTGGAATTGTGGATGTAAAAATTTTGATGAAACACGATATGGAATCTGGCCAGCGTAAAGACGCTTCTGGCAAGACCATTCCAGCATGGTTTATCAGCACAATTAATGTCAAAGCCAATGGCAAAGATGTATTGAATGGTCAATTTGGTCCAGCGGTTTCTAAGGATCCATTCTTGAACTTCAAATACAAGGGTGCTAAGGGCGACAAGATTGTTGTAAGCTGGGTAGATAGCAAGGGTGACAAGCGCACCGACGAAGCAACCGCTTCTTAA